In Struthio camelus isolate bStrCam1 chromosome 4, bStrCam1.hap1, whole genome shotgun sequence, a genomic segment contains:
- the CCNA2 gene encoding cyclin-A2, with protein MMFAEQENQENVPPGGGGKAAPPPPPSSSAAAARVALGLLRGPPARAGPPPQAARSGGGEGHAAAAAPGRPGGGGQPAFAIHVDEPDGEQQRRRRRGAAAAEKEEEAAAAAALGLRAAVSGLGERRPLAPLGSSLELSCDSPSVMDISITSDAGERSPNVNNVPDYVGDIHTYLREMEVKCKPKMGYMKKQPDITNNMRAILVDWLVEVGEEYKLQNETLHLAVNYIDRFLSSMSVLRGKLQLVGTAAMLLASKFEEIYPPEVAEFVYITDDTYTKKQVLRMEHLILKVLSFDLAAPTINQFLTQYFLHEQTSAKVESLSMYLGELSLIDADPYLKYLPSVIAAAAFHLAGYTITGQTWPESLCKVTGYTLENIKPCLMDLHKTYLKAAQHTQQSIREKYKSTKYHGVSLIDPPETLNLL; from the exons atGATGTTCGCGGAGCAGGAGAACCAGGAGAACGTCCCGCCCGGCGGTGGCGGCaaagcagcgccgccgccgccgccctcctcctccgccgccgccgcccgcgtggcgctggggctgctgcggggccccccggcgcgggccgggcccccgccgcaG GCGGCGCGGAGCGGTGGTGGCGAGGGCCatgcagcggcggcggcaccggggcggccgggcggcggcggccagccggCCTTCGCCATCCATGTGGACGAGCCCGACggggagcagcagcggcggcggcgacgcggggcggcggcggccgagaaggaggaggaggcggcggcggcggcggcgctggggctgcgggcggccgtgAGCGGCCTGGGggagcggcggccgttggcgccgctgggcagcagcctggAGCTGAGCTGCG ATTCGCCCAGCGTTATGGACATCTCGATAACCTCCGACGCGGGAGAGAGGAGCCCCAACGTCAACAACGTGCCGGACTACGTCGGCGATATCCACACGTACCTCAGGGAAATGGAG GTGAAATGCAAGCCTAAAATGGGTTACATGAAGAAGCAACCTGATATCACAAACAACATGCGGGCTATTCTTGTGGACTGGCTGGTGGAAGTTGGAGAAGAATACAAATTACAGAATGAAACCCTGCACTTAGCTGTAAATTACATTGATCGGTTTCTTTCTTCAATGTCTGTTCTAAGAGGAAAACTGCAGCTTGTGGGTACTGCAGCTATGTTGCTTGCATC GAAGTTTGAAGAAATCTACCCTCCTGAAGTGGCAGAGTTTGTCTACATCACAGATGACACCTATACCAAGAAGCAAGTTCTAAGGATGGAGCACTTAATTTTGAAGGTTTTGTCATTTGACTTGGCAGCTCCAACGATCAACCAATTCCTTACCCAGTATTTCCTACATGAGCAGACAAGTGCTAAAGTTGAGAGCTTATCAATG TATCTTGGGGAGCTGAGTCTAATTGATGCTGATCCTTATCTGAAATACCTGCCATCAGTTATTGCTGCTGCAGCATTTCATCTAGCAGGCTACACAATCACTGGACAAACTTGG cctgAATCTCTGTGCAAAGTAACAGGCTATACCCTTGAAAACATTAAGCCTTGTCTCATGGACCTACACAAGACCTACCTCAAAGCAGCACAACACACACAACAGTCAATaagggaaaaatacaaaagcacaaA gTACCATGGAGTATCGCTCATTGACCCACCAGAGACACTAAACTTATTGTAA
- the EXOSC9 gene encoding exosome complex component RRP45 produces the protein MRETPLSNCERRFLLRAVQERKRLDGRQSYDYRNVRISFGADYGCCIVELGKTRVLGQVSCELVPPKPNRAAEGVLFFNLELSPMAAPAFEPGRQSELLVKLNRLIERCLRNSKCIDTESLCVIAGEKVWQIRVDLHLLNHDGNIIDAASIAGIVALCHFRRPDVSVQGEEVTVYTPEERDPVPLSIHHMPICVSFAFFQEGTYLLVDPSEREERVMDGLLVIAMNKHREICTIQSSGGIMLLKEQVLRCSKITAVKVAEITELIQKALENDQKVRKEGGKFGFAESIPNQKITAFKMERAAVDTNNVEEQAEDIITKADPPSEVFTKPILHTPGTAQIGEGIENAWGDLEDSEREETVEEEGESDATAFECQKMEMEDTSIMNETEKDEPIVLSDSEEEEVVILEPQEAPKKTRTQTNLKQENTSKKTFNKKRKKKRAVH, from the exons ATGAGGGAGACGCCGTTGTCCAACTGTGAGCGGCGCTTCTTGCTGCGTGCTGTCCAGGAGCGCAAG CGCCTGGACGGGCGGCAGAGCTATGACTACCGCAACGTGCGCATCTCCTTCGGCGCCGACTACGGCTGCTGCATCGTGGAGCTGGGGAAGACCAG GGTTCTTGGACAAGTCTCATGTGAACTTGTTCCCCCCAAGCCAAATCGGGCTGCAGAAGGCGTACTTTTCTTCAACCTTGAGCTCTCACCAATGGCTGCACCTGCCTTTGAGCCTGGCAG GCAATCTGAATTACTGGTGAAACTGAACAGACTAATAGAACGATGCTTGAGAAACTCCAAGTGTATAGATACAGAATCTCTCTGCGTTATTGCTGGTGAAAAG GTTTGGCAAATTCGTGTGGACCTGCATCTGTTAAATCATGACGGGAACATTATTGATGCTGCTAGCATAGCAGGAATTGTAGCTTTGTGTCATTTTCGCAGACCAGATGTATCTGTACAAGGAGAGGAAGTAACTGTG TACACACCTGAGGAGCGTGATCCTGTCCCTTTGAGTATCCATCACATGCCTATTTGTGTCAGTTTTGCCTTCTTCCAAGAAGG GACCTATTTATTGGTGGATCCAAGTGAAAGAGAAGAACGTGTAATGGATGGCCTCCTTGTAATTGCCATGAATAAACATCGTGAAATTTGTACCATCCAGTCCAGTGGTGGGATTATGCTATTAAAAGAGCAG GTTCTGAGATGCAGTAAAATAACAGCTGTTAAAGTTGCAGAAATAACAGAACTAATTCAAAAGGCATTGGAGAATGACCAGAAAGTTAG GAAAGAAGGTGGGAAGTTCGGCTTTGCGGAGTCTATACCCAATCAAAAGATCACTGCTTTCAAAATGGAAAGAGCTGCTGTTGATACTAACAATGTGGAAGAACAAGCAGAAGACATCATCACTAAAGCTGACCCTCCTTCAGAAGT TTTTACCAAACCAATACTACACACCCCTGGGACAGCCCAAATCGGGGAAGGAATAGAGAACGCCTGGGGAGACCTTGAAGATTCCGAGAGGGAAGAAACAGTAGAAGAGGAAGGCGAAAGTGATGCTACTGCTTTTGAATGtcagaaaatggaaatggagGATACAAGTATTATGAACGAAACTGAGAAAG atgaaccTATTGTATTGTCTgacagtgaagaggaagaagttGTCATCCTGGAACCACAGGAAGCACCAAAGAAAACAAG AACACAGACCAACTTGAAACAAGAAAATACAAGtaagaaaacatttaacaaaaagagaaaaaagaagagagctgTTCATTAA